The following are encoded together in the Gammaproteobacteria bacterium genome:
- a CDS encoding response regulator, with protein sequence MKILVADDFESMRRIVQHALNSVGFHDVTLVGDGSAALALLQNGSFDCLITDALLPQLDGLELLRAVRADPRLHSLRVLMLSAEAQRAQIIEAMQAGVDGYLVKPFTAATLKARIERVMAGSGSQPASRGV encoded by the coding sequence CTGAAGATCCTGGTGGCGGACGATTTCGAGAGCATGCGCCGGATAGTGCAGCATGCGCTGAACAGTGTCGGCTTTCACGATGTGACGCTGGTCGGGGATGGGAGCGCCGCACTGGCCCTGTTGCAGAACGGTTCCTTCGACTGTCTGATTACCGATGCGCTGTTGCCCCAACTCGATGGTCTCGAACTGTTGCGTGCGGTACGCGCGGATCCGCGATTGCACTCCCTGCGCGTACTCATGCTCAGCGCCGAGGCGCAGCGCGCGCAGATCATCGAGGCGATGCAGGCAGGCGTCGATGGCTACCTGGTCAAGCCGTTCACGGCAGCCACCCTCAAGGCCAGGATCGAACGGGTGATGGCGGGCAGCGGGTCCCAGCCGGCGAGCCGCGGAGTATGA